A region from the Halomarina litorea genome encodes:
- a CDS encoding DUF5812 family protein: MSDSEKEGRFVVTHAESDSAVLKDVDDGQVHTLGSNPGVEEGDVLSATLAPDPPLEVTWQVVEVETRRTVRIERSEEPPTTQERDIAAGQDVGDLTREERAGKGEIHVLTVPPEETEDAVSDVLDDEATVVRAARMDEVNRVEVRARDGVVSVRYLP, encoded by the coding sequence ATGAGCGATTCGGAGAAGGAGGGTCGGTTCGTCGTCACGCACGCCGAGAGCGACAGCGCCGTGTTGAAAGACGTCGACGACGGGCAGGTCCACACGCTCGGGTCGAACCCCGGCGTCGAGGAGGGGGACGTCCTCAGCGCGACGCTCGCCCCGGACCCGCCCCTCGAGGTGACCTGGCAGGTCGTCGAGGTGGAGACGCGACGCACCGTCCGAATCGAACGGAGCGAGGAACCCCCGACGACACAGGAGCGAGACATCGCCGCCGGGCAGGACGTGGGCGACCTGACGCGGGAGGAGCGGGCGGGGAAAGGCGAGATACACGTCCTCACGGTCCCGCCGGAGGAGACGGAAGACGCCGTATCGGACGTCCTCGACGACGAGGCAACCGTCGTCCGGGCCGCCCGGATGGACGAGGTGAACCGCGTCGAGGTGCGCGCGCGCGACGGCGTCGTGAGCGTCCGCTATCTCCCGTAG